The genomic region CATCGCCGACCCGGCCCATTGCCGCAAGCTGGTCGCCGAGGTGGTCGAACGCTTCGGCCGCATCGACATCCTGGTCAACAACGCCGCGCATCAGGCGCTGTTCGACAGCATCGAGCAGATCCCGGACGAGGAATGGCGCCGCACCTTCGCGGTCAATATCGACGCGATGTTCCACCTGACCAAGGCGGCGGTGCCGCATATGCCGGAAGGATCGGCGATCATCAACACGGCCTCGATCAACGCCGACAAGCCCAATCCCAAGCTGCTGGCCTATGCCACCACCAAGGGCGCGATCCAGAACTTCACCACCGGACTGGCGCAGATGCTGGCCGAACGCGGCATCCGGGTCAACGCGGTGGCGCCGGGGCCGGTCTGGACGCCGCTGATCCCGGCCAGCATGTCGCCCGACGAGGTGGCGAAGTTCGGCCAGAACTATCCGATGAAGCGGCCGGCGCAGCCGGTCGAGCTGGCCTCGGCCTATGTCATGCTGGCCGAGCCGATGTCGAGCTATGTCTCGGGCGCCACCATCGCCGTCACCGGCGGCGCGCCGATGATCTGAAGGAGGGAAACATGAAGACCCGTCACCTCGCATTTTTCTGCGGCCTCGCGGCCGGCTTTGCCCTGAAGGGCTTCTGCGACGCGCTGAACCGACCGGCCGCCAGGTCCGGCCACGGCCCCGACCGCAGTCCCGGCCGGGACATCCGCCCCGCCGGCCCCCGGCAGATGGAGGACCCGCCGCGGCAATGGGACATCGTCGACGAACAGGGCGACGAATCCTTCCCGGCCAGCGACCCGCCGGCCAATTACTGAAACGAAAAGGCGGGGGCTTTCGCGGCCCCCACCCTTTTTGGCGGCGTCAGCCCTTGTGCTCGGGCTTGCCCTTGCGCTTGGTGCTGGCCATTTCCTCCAGCTCGCGCTCGCTCATCGACTCGTACATCTGCTTCGAGGCCTCGTGCAGCTCGCTCTTGCTGGTCTCGCCGCGCTTGGCGGCCAGGGCCGCGCCGGCGGCCTTTTGCTGCGCCTTGGATTTGGCAGGCATGTCGTCATCCTCCTGCAGGCGGAACGCTTACTCGCCGCCGTTGGTTGCGCGGTCGTTCTGCCGGGCCTTGCGGTCGCCCGCCTCGCGGTTCTGGCGGCCGGCATTGGGTTCGTTCGAGCGCGGCATCTGCCGCGGGTTCAGGACCGGATCGGCATTGCCCATCTTGTGCTCCTGCGCCTTCTGCTCGACGTTTAACTTCTCGTTCTCGGCCTTGGGGTCGAATTTCTCGCCCATGGTGACATCCTCCTGATGGTGGGGCCGGTCCGGGGTGCGGGCCGGCGGCCGGGGCCCTAATCCCGGTGCTCGGGCATCTCTTTCAGCGCGTCCTTGGTCCAGTTGCTGACAGCATGCACGCTGTTGCTGGCGTCGCGCATGAAATCCAGGTCCCGCGCGGGGACGGCGACGGGCTTGGCGCCGATCCCCAGGAAGCCGCCGACGTCGATCACGACCTGCGCCTCGGTTCCGCTGCCGTGGACATGGGCGACATGGCCGATCCTTTCGTCATCGGGGCCAAAGACGGTGGCCCCGGTCAGGACGGCCTCGGTCAGCTCGTCCTCGCGCAGGCGGGTATGGGTGGTGTGGTCCATTCCGGTCTCTCCTCTCGATGGTATCGGGGTGGTTCCAACAGGCATGGGGCCGATTTGTTCCATGAACCCGCCGTGAGGGCGGGAACATTTCCAGCCGCGGCCGGTTCACCAGCCCCGTCACCGCATCCAGAGGAGGAAAGGATGAAACATCTGTTCGTCACCACCGCGCTTGCCGCCGCGCTGAGCGTGGGCGCCGCCCAGGCCCAGCAGACCCAGACCGACCCCACGCCGGCCCCGCAGGACAGCGCCGCGACCGCGGAGGCGCCGGTGCCGACCATCGCCCCGCCCGACGGCTATGTCGAAGGCGAGGTGACGCTGACCACCGAGAACCTGGAAGGCACCACCGTCTACGACGCCAGCGGCGACGATATCGGCACGGTGCATGGGCTGGTCTTTGCCAACGGCACCACCTCGATGCAGGACGCGGACGCCGCCCCGGCCCCCGGCGGCACCGCGCCCGAGACGGCGCCGGCCGCCGCCACCAGCGCCGGGTCGACCGCGGGCGATACCGCGACCCCCAGCGCGACGGCTCCGGATACCATGGGCACGGTCGACAGCAGCACCGCCAGCCCGCAGGCCAGCGCCCCCGCCACCGATTCCGAATCCGACAATGTCGCCAGCGGCACCGACACCGGCGAGAACGACCGCATCGACAATGTCGGCTCGGACGCGACCACGGTGACGCCCACCGACGCCACCACCCCGCCGGCGCAATCGGCGACCGACACGCAGCCGGCCGGCGGCATGGCCGGGACCGAGATCAGCCACGCCATCATCGACGTGGGCGGCTTCCTGGGCATCGGCAAACACCGCGTGGCGGTGCCGGTCGACGATCTCGTGGTCTATCGCAAGGATACCGATCTGCGCATCTACCTGCCCTGGACCAAGCAGCAGGTCGAGGCGCTGCCCGAATTCGACGAGGACGGCCCCGCTCCCGCCGTTCAGTAACGCTGCTGCGGGCCACCGCCGCCCGCATCGTCAGGAACCGCGCGCGGACGATCCGCCGCGGAACCCCTGGATTGTCGGTCCGGCACCCGGCCGACATCTGTTCCGGAGGTTGGCGGTTCGGCGTCGCGGTGCCGAACCGGCGGCCAGGCGCCCGCACCGGACGGGCGGGCCCGGAACCCGCGCCGTCGCGGGGCGTTGGGACACATTCCGGGGATGAAGGACTCGCGCCATGGCCCCTCGGGCGATCTGGAAAGGCCTGCTGAAGATCGCCGAGGTCAGTTGCCCGGTGGCGCTGCACACCGCGGCCTCGACCTCGGAACGGATCGCCTTCCATACGCTGAACCGCGCCACCGGCCACCGGGTACGCCGGCAATTCGTGGACGCCGCCACCGGCAAGCCGGTCGAGAAGGAGGATCAGGTCAAGGGCTACGAGGTCGGCGACGGCGACTACCTGATCCTGGAGCCCGAGGAGATCGCCGCCGCCGTGCCAGAAAGCGACAAGACCCTGGCGGTCGCCAGTTTCGTCGCCTGCAAGGACATCGACGACGTCTATTTCGACCGCCCCTACTATCTGACCCCCGCCGACCCGACCGCCCAAGAGGCCTTCGCCCTGATCCGCGAGGGCATGCGGCGCAGCAAGGTCGCGGCCCTGGCGCAGGCGGTGCTGTTCCGACGCGTGCGGACGGTGCTGATCCGTGCCCACGGGTCCGGCATGATCGCCACCACGCTGAACTTCGACTATGAGGTGCGCCCGGCCGCCGAGGCCTTTCGCGACATCCCCGCTACCAAGATCAAGGGCGAGATGCTGGAGTTGGCCGAGCACATCATCGCGACCAAGGCGGGCGAATTCGACATCGCCGGTTTCGACGACCGCTACGACGCGTCGCTGGCCGAACTGGTCAAGGCCAAGCTCGAGGGCCGCCGCATCGCACCGAAGAAGCAGGCTCGGCGCGAGAATGTCGTGGACCTGATGGCGGCGCTGCGCGAAAGCGCGGGCGTGGCCGCCAAGTCGAAACCGGCGCCGCGGAAAAAGCCCGCGTCCCGCCAGCGCAAGAGCGGCTAAGCTCCCGCGAGCCTTTCCGCAATCTTTGCTCCGCCAGGAGCTCTCAGGATCGACCCACGGACGGGTTTCCCCAGTGTTAGGGGACATCTGTTTTGAATAATGCGGGAATATCCGGTTGAGGACGGGGGACAGGGGCTCTGTTGCACAAATCCTGTCATGGATTCATCTGATGAAACCCGTACGGTAGCTGGTCTGCATGAGCCGACCCGCATCCCCGACATACAGAACCCGGAACTGGCCAGCCTACAATGAAGCGCTCAAGCGCCGGGGTTCGCTGACGATCTGGTTCGACCCCGAGATGAGCTGGGATGCCGCGCCGACAGGCAGGCGTGGCCGCCAGCAGACCTACAGCGATGCCGCCATTCAGACGTGTCTTTCGATGAAGGTGCTCTTCGGCATGGCGCTCAGGCAGACGACTGGTTTCGTCGAGAGCCTGCTGCAGTTGGTTGGTCTCGACTGGACGGTGCCTGACTTCAGCACCCTGTCCCGTCGCCAGAAGACCCTGGCTGTGAACATACCGTATCGCGGGGCCGCTGCACCTGCTGATCGACAGCACTGGCATCAAGGTCGAGGGCGAAGGCGAGTGGCACGCCCGCAAGCATGGCGGCCCGAAACGGCGCGTCTGGCGCAAGATCCATCTGGGGATTGATGAGGAAACGCTGGAGGTTCGGGCGGTGGAGATCACAGGGAGCCACATCGGCGATGCGCCGGTGTTACCCGACCTGCTCAAACAGATCCCGGCGCACGAGCAGATCGGCCGCGTCACAGCAGACGGCGCCTACGACACCCGCAAATGCCACGATGCCATCGCTGACCGCGGCGCCGACGCTGTCATTCCGCCCCGCAAGAACGCCAAACCCTGGAAGACAGTCGCCGCCGGCGCGGGCGCACGAAACGAGGCTCTGCGGGCATCGAAATACCTCGGTCGTGCCCTCTGGCGACGATGGAGTGGATACCACCCCCGAAGCCGCGTCGAGACGAAGATGCACTGTGTGAAACTGCTGGGTCAGCGCCTCATGGCACGGGACTTTGACCGACAGGTCGCCGAGCTTCAGGTCCGTATCGCTATTCTGAACCGTTACACCGCGCTTGGCACCCCCGTCACAGAGGCCGTGGGATAGATCTGTCCGGGGAAGGGGGAAATCCGGCCATCAACTCTTTGGTGCAACAGAGTCCCCTGCCGCGGGACGAGAGTGACGGATAGTGTCCGCTATTGATAGTGAACACTCCGGGGCAGATTTTGGTTCGCAGGACGAAGCGGCTTTGGACGGACGAGGAGAAGCGGTCGATCTGTTTCCAGACGGCTGCGCCGGGCGTTTCGGTAGCTCAGGTTGCGCGGCGCTACGCGGTCAACGCGAACATGGTGTTCAAGTGGTTGCGCGATCCGCGCTATACGCCGGAGCCAGCGTCGGTTCCGTCCCAGCCCGAGGGGATGCGCTTTCTGCCTGTGGAGATCGTCGCTGAGGCGAAGGCGCCCGCGACAACGCCTTTCGCGGCGAACCATATCGAGATCGAACTGGCTGGCGGACACCGGATGCGGATCAGCGGCAGCTATGATCCCGAGGCGCTGGCGCGGCTGATCCGGAGCCTGACGGCGTGATCCCGGTTCCCGCCAACACGCGGGTCTGGCTGGCGGCCGGGGTGGCCGACATGAGCAAGGGCTTTGCAGCCTTGGCCGCGCAGGCCGAGACGGTGCTGAAGCAGGACCAGTTCGCCGGGCATCTGTTCGTGTTCCGGGGCCGACGTGGAGATCTCGTGAAGGTGATCTGGTGGGATGGGCAAGGGGCCTGCATGTTCATGAAGCGCTTGGAGCGTGGTCGGTTCGTCTGGCCCTCGGCGAAGGAGGGCAAGGTGGCGCTGACGCCGGCGCAGTTGTCGATGCTCCTGGAAGGGATCGACTGGCGCGCTCCGGAACGGACCTGGCGGCCCTTGGCGGCGGGATAATCCGCCGCTCCGGAGAGGATAGGATTCCCACAAGAAATCCAATAAGATAAACTCCCGGCATGCTCAGTCAGACCTTGACCTTGCCGGAGGACCGCGAAGAACTGCGCAGTTTCACCGCGCGGCTGCTGGCCGAGGTGAAGGCGCAGGCGATCCTGATCGAGAAGCTCCGGCACCAGTTGGCCGGGCACCGGGCGCACCGGTTCGGGGCGTCGTCCGAGGCCGCCGAGCAGCTGCGATTGGCGCTCGAGACCAGCGAGATCGCCGCCGCCGCGATGACGGCGCGCATGAAGCTGCCCGACATCGAGGAGAAGGACAAACCCAAGCGCCGCCCGATCCCGGATCACATCCCGCGCATGGAAGTGGAATTGACACCCGGCGCCGATGCCTGTGCCGAGTGCGGCGGGCGTCTGCGCCGGATCGGCGAGGATATGACGGAGGAGCTGGAATATGTGCCGGGGCGGTTCATCGTGAACCGGATCGTGCGGCCTCGCCTGACCTGTGCCTGCTGTGAACGCCTCGTCCAGGCCGCGCTGCCCTCGCGCCCCATCGAGCGCGGCCGTCCGGGGCCGGGTTTGCTCGCTCATGTGCTGGTCAGCAAATATGCCGACCATCTGCCCCTCTATCGCCAGAGCCAGATCTTCGACCGTGAGGGGCTCGACCTCGACCGCTCGACCCTGGCCGACTGGGTTGGCAAGAGCACCGCCCTGCTGGAACCGCTGGCCGATGCCATCGGCCGCCATGTCCTGTCGGCCGAGGCGATCTTCACCGATGACACGTCCGTCAGCATGCTCGCTCCCGGCACCGGCAAGACACAGACCGCCCGGCTCTGGACCTATGCCCGCGACGAACGACCATGGGGTGGCACCGCCCCGCCCGCCGCCTGGTATCGGTTCTCCGGCGACCGCAAGGGCCAGCACCCGAAGGACCATCTCGCACGCTTCCGCGGCTGGATGCACGCCGATGGCTATGCCGGGTTCGAAGATCTCTACCGCTCCGGCGCGATCCGCGAGGTCGCCTGCATGGCCCATGTCCGGCGCAAGTTCGTCGACATCCATCGGTCGCAAGGCTCCCCGATCGCAGAAGAGGCCATCGGCCGGATCGCCCAACTCTACGCCGTCGAGAAGGAGGCCCGAGGATCGCCACCTGATCGTCGCGCCGATCTACGTCGCACGCATGCCGCCCCGGTCTTCGACGGCCTCGAAGCCTGGCTGGCCATGCAACTCACGACCATCTCTGGAAAATCCCCACTGGCAGTCGCCATCCGCTATGCCCTGACCCGCATGGAGCGCCTGCGCCCCTACCTCGACCACGGCATCCTGGAACTGGACAACAACACCGCCGAACGCGGCATGCGTGCCATCGCCCTCGGCCGGAAGAACTACCTCTTCGTCGGCTCCGAAGCAGGCGGCAAGGCCGCCGCCATCACCTACACCCTGATCGAAACCGCCAAACTCAACGCCGTCAATCCCCACGCCTGGCTCGCCGACACCCTAGCCCGCATCCCGGACTACAAGATCAC from Paracoccus aminovorans harbors:
- a CDS encoding glucose 1-dehydrogenase; translation: MTDYPKPPFPKQEQSLPGSFQKMDPRPDHGEDSWKGAGRLQGKVALITGGDSGIGRAVAIAYAREGADLALSWLNETADAASTAELVRNAGRECLSLPGDIADPAHCRKLVAEVVERFGRIDILVNNAAHQALFDSIEQIPDEEWRRTFAVNIDAMFHLTKAAVPHMPEGSAIINTASINADKPNPKLLAYATTKGAIQNFTTGLAQMLAERGIRVNAVAPGPVWTPLIPASMSPDEVAKFGQNYPMKRPAQPVELASAYVMLAEPMSSYVSGATIAVTGGAPMI
- a CDS encoding DUF3008 family protein — encoded protein: MPAKSKAQQKAAGAALAAKRGETSKSELHEASKQMYESMSERELEEMASTKRKGKPEHKG
- a CDS encoding PRC-barrel domain-containing protein yields the protein MDHTTHTRLREDELTEAVLTGATVFGPDDERIGHVAHVHGSGTEAQVVIDVGGFLGIGAKPVAVPARDLDFMRDASNSVHAVSNWTKDALKEMPEHRD
- a CDS encoding photosystem reaction center protein H; this translates as MKHLFVTTALAAALSVGAAQAQQTQTDPTPAPQDSAATAEAPVPTIAPPDGYVEGEVTLTTENLEGTTVYDASGDDIGTVHGLVFANGTTSMQDADAAPAPGGTAPETAPAAATSAGSTAGDTATPSATAPDTMGTVDSSTASPQASAPATDSESDNVASGTDTGENDRIDNVGSDATTVTPTDATTPPAQSATDTQPAGGMAGTEISHAIIDVGGFLGIGKHRVAVPVDDLVVYRKDTDLRIYLPWTKQQVEALPEFDEDGPAPAVQ
- the ku gene encoding non-homologous end joining protein Ku produces the protein MAPRAIWKGLLKIAEVSCPVALHTAASTSERIAFHTLNRATGHRVRRQFVDAATGKPVEKEDQVKGYEVGDGDYLILEPEEIAAAVPESDKTLAVASFVACKDIDDVYFDRPYYLTPADPTAQEAFALIREGMRRSKVAALAQAVLFRRVRTVLIRAHGSGMIATTLNFDYEVRPAAEAFRDIPATKIKGEMLELAEHIIATKAGEFDIAGFDDRYDASLAELVKAKLEGRRIAPKKQARRENVVDLMAALRESAGVAAKSKPAPRKKPASRQRKSG
- the tnpA gene encoding IS66-like element accessory protein TnpA → MNTPGQILVRRTKRLWTDEEKRSICFQTAAPGVSVAQVARRYAVNANMVFKWLRDPRYTPEPASVPSQPEGMRFLPVEIVAEAKAPATTPFAANHIEIELAGGHRMRISGSYDPEALARLIRSLTA
- the tnpB gene encoding IS66 family insertion sequence element accessory protein TnpB (TnpB, as the term is used for proteins encoded by IS66 family insertion elements, is considered an accessory protein, since TnpC, encoded by a neighboring gene, is a DDE family transposase.), which encodes MIPVPANTRVWLAAGVADMSKGFAALAAQAETVLKQDQFAGHLFVFRGRRGDLVKVIWWDGQGACMFMKRLERGRFVWPSAKEGKVALTPAQLSMLLEGIDWRAPERTWRPLAAG
- the tnpC gene encoding IS66 family transposase; this translates as MLSQTLTLPEDREELRSFTARLLAEVKAQAILIEKLRHQLAGHRAHRFGASSEAAEQLRLALETSEIAAAAMTARMKLPDIEEKDKPKRRPIPDHIPRMEVELTPGADACAECGGRLRRIGEDMTEELEYVPGRFIVNRIVRPRLTCACCERLVQAALPSRPIERGRPGPGLLAHVLVSKYADHLPLYRQSQIFDREGLDLDRSTLADWVGKSTALLEPLADAIGRHVLSAEAIFTDDTSVSMLAPGTGKTQTARLWTYARDERPWGGTAPPAAWYRFSGDRKGQHPKDHLARFRGWMHADGYAGFEDLYRSGAIREVACMAHVRRKFVDIHRSQGSPIAEEAIGRIAQLYAVEKEARGSPPDRRADLRRTHAAPVFDGLEAWLAMQLTTISGKSPLAVAIRYALTRMERLRPYLDHGILELDNNTAERGMRAIALGRKNYLFVGSEAGGKAAAITYTLIETAKLNAVNPHAWLADTLARIPDYKITKVDDLLPWRWNG